In one window of Agromyces badenianii DNA:
- a CDS encoding type I restriction-modification system subunit M, translating to MITGELKSKIDHVWNTFWSGGISNPLEVIEQITYLLFIRRLDDIQTLAEKKARVTGSGIENPVFRPDQEKLRWSRFKNTKPEVLHKTIADEVFPFLRGLGDGTTYSEHMKDARLTIQKPALLSKVVDMLDDIPMADRDTNGDLYEYLLSQIASAGKNGQFRTPRHIVALMVRMTAPQPNDEICDPACGTAGFLVAASEYVRDNHADALLDAVQRSHFHQSMFHGYDFDSTMLRIGSMNMLMHGIEAPDIRYRDSLSEGAAADAEKYTLILANPPFTGSLDHESTAKDLQRTVKTKKTELLFLALFLKLLKPGGRAAVIVPDGVLFGSTTAHKVLRKTLVEDQKLEAVIKLPTGIFRPYAGVSTAILFFTKTNSGGTDDVWFYDVQADGFSLDDKRNPVEANDLPDVLARWQDRAAEKGRARTAQSFLVPKSDIVGQGYDLSLNRYKEIVHDEIEHRAPIDIITDIEQLDAEIAQGLAELKAMLA from the coding sequence GTGATCACTGGGGAACTGAAGAGCAAGATCGACCACGTCTGGAACACCTTCTGGTCCGGGGGCATTAGCAACCCGCTTGAGGTCATCGAGCAGATCACGTACCTGCTGTTCATCCGCCGCCTCGACGACATCCAGACCCTCGCGGAGAAGAAGGCTCGCGTAACCGGTAGCGGGATCGAGAATCCAGTATTTCGCCCTGACCAGGAAAAGTTGCGATGGAGCCGTTTCAAGAACACCAAACCGGAGGTCCTGCACAAGACGATCGCCGACGAGGTGTTCCCGTTCCTTCGCGGGCTCGGCGACGGCACCACCTACAGCGAGCACATGAAGGACGCCCGCTTAACCATCCAGAAACCAGCGCTGCTGTCGAAGGTCGTCGACATGCTGGACGACATCCCGATGGCCGACCGCGACACCAACGGCGACCTATACGAGTACCTGCTCTCTCAGATTGCTTCTGCAGGCAAGAACGGCCAGTTCCGTACCCCGCGTCACATCGTCGCGCTCATGGTCAGGATGACCGCCCCGCAGCCCAATGACGAGATATGCGATCCAGCCTGTGGCACTGCCGGGTTCCTCGTCGCCGCGAGCGAGTACGTCCGCGACAACCATGCCGACGCACTCCTTGACGCCGTGCAACGGTCGCACTTCCACCAGTCGATGTTCCACGGGTACGACTTCGACTCCACCATGCTCCGTATCGGCAGCATGAACATGCTGATGCACGGTATAGAGGCCCCCGACATCCGATACCGCGACTCGCTCTCCGAAGGCGCGGCAGCGGACGCCGAGAAGTACACGCTTATCCTCGCCAACCCGCCGTTCACCGGCTCGCTCGACCACGAGTCGACCGCGAAGGATCTGCAGCGCACGGTGAAGACAAAGAAGACTGAACTGCTCTTTCTCGCCCTATTCCTGAAGCTCCTCAAGCCTGGAGGGCGCGCGGCCGTAATCGTTCCGGACGGCGTGCTGTTCGGGTCGACGACCGCTCACAAGGTGCTGCGCAAGACGTTAGTCGAGGACCAGAAGCTGGAGGCGGTTATCAAGCTCCCCACTGGAATCTTTCGCCCCTATGCGGGGGTGTCCACCGCGATACTGTTCTTCACCAAGACGAACTCGGGGGGCACCGACGACGTCTGGTTTTACGACGTGCAGGCCGACGGGTTCTCCCTCGACGACAAGCGCAACCCTGTTGAGGCGAACGATCTTCCCGACGTGCTCGCACGGTGGCAGGATCGGGCCGCCGAGAAGGGTCGCGCCCGCACGGCGCAGAGCTTCCTCGTGCCGAAGTCCGACATCGTCGGCCAGGGGTATGACCTCTCGCTCAATCGTTACAAGGAAATCGTCCACGACGAGATTGAGCACCGCGCGCCGATCGACATCATCACCGACATCGAGCAGTTGGATGCCGAAATTGCCCAGGGTCTTGCAGAGCTGAAGGCGATGCTCGCGTGA
- a CDS encoding YDG/SRA domain-containing protein: MSRFFGTPDGVQVGQFFIDRRELQHAQVHRPGQAGISGTGKEGSDSIVVSGGYPEDVDHGSYIIYTGHGGQDQRTRRQIADQRIDAPGNAGLITSMVRGLPVRVIRGYQARTVFSPPAGYVYSGLYTVTSWQTVKGRDGFQLIMFRLDQIEDHVSVEPAPLVESDAEFRQTTISRRIRDSAIAREVKSLYSNACQVCDIQIEGFGGRSYSEGAHIRPLGRPHLGADSRANLLCLCPNHHTQLDIGGMYISNDMVAMDAASGQSISLLRWRKDHRVDPANIAYHRSLWIPELSGPR; encoded by the coding sequence GTGAGCAGGTTCTTCGGTACCCCCGACGGCGTTCAAGTAGGCCAGTTCTTCATCGACCGCCGCGAGCTTCAGCATGCACAGGTGCATCGGCCGGGGCAGGCAGGAATCAGTGGCACCGGCAAAGAAGGCTCTGATTCGATCGTCGTTTCGGGCGGATACCCGGAGGACGTGGATCATGGTTCCTACATCATCTACACCGGGCACGGGGGGCAGGATCAGAGAACGCGGCGCCAGATAGCCGACCAACGTATCGATGCCCCGGGAAACGCAGGCCTCATAACGAGCATGGTGCGAGGCCTGCCGGTGCGGGTGATTCGCGGCTATCAAGCTCGCACGGTCTTCTCACCGCCGGCAGGTTACGTGTATTCCGGGCTTTACACGGTCACCTCCTGGCAGACCGTGAAGGGCCGAGACGGCTTTCAACTCATCATGTTCAGACTCGATCAGATCGAGGATCACGTCTCTGTAGAGCCTGCACCTCTCGTGGAATCTGACGCAGAGTTCCGTCAGACGACCATTTCGCGCCGGATCCGTGACAGCGCGATCGCCCGAGAGGTCAAGAGCCTGTACTCGAACGCCTGCCAGGTGTGCGACATACAGATCGAAGGATTCGGAGGTCGCTCCTACTCGGAGGGGGCGCATATCCGACCGCTCGGTCGGCCCCACCTCGGCGCAGATTCGAGAGCGAATCTCCTTTGCCTCTGTCCGAATCACCATACGCAGCTCGATATCGGAGGCATGTACATTTCAAACGACATGGTGGCAATGGATGCGGCCTCGGGCCAATCCATCTCCCTCCTTCGATGGCGCAAAGACCATCGAGTCGATCCTGCAAACATCGCGTATCACCGGTCACTCTGGATACCCGAACTGAGCGGCCCGCGATGA
- a CDS encoding guanosine-3',5'-bis(diphosphate) 3'-pyrophosphohydrolase, whose translation MELAKGIAFAAHRGQFDLVGAEFIDHPGRVAERFDPVAEPVPAAAAWLHDVLEDTGVTARELLGAGVLLEIVEIVWLLTRAPDASDDEYYARIRRHPVARRVKLAALDDDSAPWRVRRLRHDAQVRLAEKYRRARAALGGE comes from the coding sequence GTGGAGCTTGCGAAGGGCATCGCCTTCGCCGCGCACCGCGGTCAGTTCGACCTGGTCGGCGCCGAGTTCATCGATCACCCTGGGCGGGTGGCCGAGCGTTTCGATCCGGTTGCCGAACCGGTGCCGGCTGCGGCGGCATGGCTGCACGACGTGCTCGAAGACACCGGGGTCACCGCGCGGGAACTGCTCGGGGCCGGCGTGCTGCTCGAGATCGTCGAGATCGTCTGGCTGCTCACCCGCGCTCCGGATGCCTCGGACGACGAGTACTACGCGCGCATCCGCCGGCACCCGGTGGCGCGTCGGGTGAAGCTCGCCGCGCTGGATGACGACAGCGCGCCGTGGCGGGTGCGGCGGCTGCGTCACGACGCGCAGGTGCGGCTTGCGGAGAAGTACCGGCGCGCGCGGGCGGCGCTCGGCGGGGAGTGA
- a CDS encoding dihydrofolate reductase family protein, giving the protein MRTLIVTEFISLDGVIDSPGGGSHPRAGWTFKDVPFVEEAYEIKGREQLEAGAMLIGRVSYDEFAPVWPSMDDFAEYNEMPKYVVSSTLSNPEWHNTHVLRSLDDVAKLKQGDGAPILVHGSATLAQGLAAAGLVDRYHLLVFPILLGDGKRLFGSGDPHTRLDLVECEAYSNGVIKQVFDVVR; this is encoded by the coding sequence ATGCGCACTCTCATCGTCACCGAGTTCATCAGCCTCGACGGCGTCATCGATTCTCCCGGTGGCGGTTCGCACCCGCGGGCCGGCTGGACGTTCAAGGATGTTCCGTTCGTCGAGGAGGCCTACGAGATCAAGGGGCGCGAGCAGTTGGAAGCGGGCGCGATGCTCATCGGCCGCGTCAGCTACGACGAGTTCGCGCCGGTCTGGCCGTCGATGGACGACTTCGCGGAGTACAACGAGATGCCGAAGTACGTCGTGTCGAGCACCCTGTCGAACCCCGAGTGGCACAACACCCACGTGCTGCGCTCGCTCGACGACGTCGCGAAGCTCAAGCAGGGCGACGGAGCCCCGATCCTCGTGCACGGCAGCGCGACCCTCGCCCAGGGCCTCGCCGCTGCTGGGCTGGTCGATCGCTACCACCTGCTCGTCTTCCCGATCCTGCTCGGCGACGGCAAGCGCCTCTTCGGCAGCGGCGACCCGCACACGCGCCTCGACCTCGTCGAGTGCGAGGCCTACTCCAACGGCGTGATCAAGCAGGTCTTCGACGTCGTGCGCTGA
- a CDS encoding (deoxy)nucleoside triphosphate pyrophosphohydrolase produces MIPVVLEVVAAAIILDDRIFACRRAPGRASAGCWELPGGKVEPGESPRDALRREIAEELSVTIVTGALIDRSQTTVGDQVIDLATYESRIIGSLPTRSTDHDELGWFTRSELRGLQWAAPDLPAVVVLASNGNPG; encoded by the coding sequence ATGATACCTGTCGTCCTAGAGGTTGTCGCGGCAGCCATCATTCTGGATGACCGGATCTTCGCTTGTCGACGTGCGCCGGGCCGAGCCTCTGCCGGCTGTTGGGAGCTGCCCGGAGGAAAGGTGGAGCCTGGCGAATCACCGCGCGACGCCCTCAGACGGGAGATTGCGGAAGAACTCAGCGTCACCATCGTGACCGGGGCGCTCATCGATCGGAGCCAGACAACTGTCGGCGATCAGGTCATTGACCTCGCCACATACGAATCTCGCATCATTGGGTCTCTCCCCACCAGAAGCACCGATCACGACGAGCTCGGGTGGTTCACTCGGTCCGAACTCCGAGGTCTTCAGTGGGCGGCACCAGACCTGCCGGCTGTCGTTGTGCTGGCCTCCAACGGCAATCCTGGCTAG
- a CDS encoding DUF2510 domain-containing protein: protein MSDPTRAPAGWYEDGTGGRRYWDGDAWTQYVAPGPETVPPSQLGPETAATEVLPTGGDGPTIPFVWGSQGSDAAGYDSGDAATTPYAATTQAAPAAPYAATAPTTPYAVALGHPDATTQSYGAPSTTVLPGHPFTEPSSPGPNVVGIIALVIAVVGLVFAFIPAVSGVAWILVGVAFVLSIIGLFVRGVKWPAVTGLVVSIIAAVVGLVMFVAFLIGSVGNAIDDIDEAIPDVPALPLPEPEPQQPEAPVAGELAFGETMTWDDGVALTVSAPEPYTPSDFAVGATQANHVVFTLTITNNSTADLQALPLPTVSSGDQSVSQIFDIGSEVFASGDDVGFPPATAIEPGASVSWRAAWSVDDPSSLTMQAAPSLLYPAATFTNAP from the coding sequence ATGAGCGACCCGACGAGGGCGCCCGCCGGGTGGTACGAAGACGGAACCGGCGGGCGGCGGTACTGGGACGGCGACGCCTGGACGCAGTATGTGGCGCCCGGCCCCGAGACCGTGCCGCCGTCGCAGCTCGGGCCCGAGACGGCGGCCACCGAGGTCTTGCCGACGGGCGGTGACGGCCCGACGATTCCGTTCGTGTGGGGGTCGCAGGGGTCGGATGCCGCGGGGTACGACTCCGGCGACGCCGCGACCACCCCGTACGCGGCGACCACGCAGGCCGCTCCGGCCGCTCCGTACGCCGCGACCGCGCCGACCACCCCGTACGCCGTCGCGCTCGGGCACCCCGATGCGACGACGCAGAGCTACGGCGCACCTTCGACGACGGTGCTGCCGGGGCATCCGTTCACCGAGCCGTCGAGCCCCGGGCCGAACGTAGTGGGCATCATCGCACTCGTGATCGCCGTCGTGGGGCTCGTGTTCGCGTTCATCCCCGCCGTGAGCGGCGTCGCCTGGATCCTGGTGGGCGTCGCGTTCGTGCTCTCGATCATCGGCTTGTTCGTGCGCGGTGTGAAGTGGCCTGCGGTCACGGGGCTCGTCGTGTCGATCATCGCCGCGGTCGTCGGGCTCGTGATGTTCGTCGCCTTCCTCATCGGGTCGGTCGGCAACGCGATCGACGACATCGACGAGGCGATTCCCGACGTGCCGGCGCTTCCGCTACCCGAGCCCGAGCCCCAGCAACCCGAGGCGCCCGTCGCGGGCGAGCTCGCATTCGGCGAGACGATGACCTGGGACGATGGCGTCGCGCTCACGGTCTCTGCGCCCGAGCCGTACACCCCGAGCGACTTCGCGGTCGGCGCGACGCAGGCGAACCACGTCGTGTTCACCCTGACGATCACCAACAACTCGACGGCGGATCTACAGGCCCTGCCGCTCCCGACCGTATCGTCGGGCGATCAGAGCGTGAGCCAGATCTTCGATATCGGCAGCGAGGTCTTCGCCTCAGGCGACGACGTCGGCTTCCCTCCGGCCACCGCGATCGAGCCGGGCGCATCCGTCAGCTGGCGGGCCGCCTGGTCGGTCGACGACCCGAGCTCCCTTACGATGCAGGCCGCGCCGAGTCTCCTGTATCCGGCCGCGACCTTCACGAACGCACCGTAG
- a CDS encoding DMT family transporter, giving the protein MTRRGLILFVSLGIAWGIPYLFIKVAVGELEPGMVVLARAGLAAILLMPLAFFRREVVTVVRRWKPMLAYTIVEIVLPWYFLSSAEQRLPSSTAGLLLAAVPLAGVAVAFAMGRPARLSRVNWLGIALGMLGVAALVGLDVAGSDLGAVAEIAVVVVGYALGPAILARWMSDLPGVGVVAVSLAATAVIYIPFVLFTGGWPTEMPSPAVIVSIIVLAVVCSALAFLLMVGLIAEIGPVKATTITYVNPAVAVAAGVLVLGERITVWTIVGFVFVLLGSFLVTRRRLEPTAPDAPAGPEAVGAEPGTEPSNRERAVE; this is encoded by the coding sequence GTGACTCGTCGCGGACTCATCCTGTTCGTTTCGCTCGGCATCGCCTGGGGCATCCCCTACCTCTTCATCAAGGTGGCGGTGGGCGAGCTAGAGCCTGGGATGGTGGTGCTCGCGCGGGCGGGTCTCGCGGCCATCCTGCTGATGCCGCTCGCGTTCTTCCGGCGCGAGGTGGTGACGGTGGTGCGGCGGTGGAAGCCGATGCTCGCCTACACGATCGTCGAGATCGTGCTGCCGTGGTACTTCCTCAGTTCGGCCGAGCAGCGCCTGCCGAGTTCGACCGCTGGACTGCTGCTCGCCGCCGTGCCGCTCGCCGGTGTCGCCGTCGCGTTCGCGATGGGCCGGCCTGCTCGGCTCTCGCGTGTCAACTGGCTGGGCATCGCGCTCGGCATGCTCGGTGTCGCGGCCCTGGTGGGACTGGATGTCGCGGGGTCCGACCTCGGGGCTGTCGCCGAGATCGCCGTCGTGGTCGTCGGCTACGCGCTGGGTCCGGCGATCCTGGCACGGTGGATGTCGGACCTGCCGGGCGTCGGGGTCGTCGCCGTGTCGCTGGCGGCCACCGCCGTCATCTACATCCCGTTCGTGCTGTTCACCGGCGGCTGGCCGACCGAGATGCCGTCCCCCGCGGTGATCGTGTCGATCATCGTGCTCGCCGTGGTCTGCAGCGCCCTCGCGTTCCTGCTCATGGTCGGGTTGATCGCGGAGATCGGGCCGGTCAAGGCGACGACGATCACCTACGTGAACCCGGCCGTGGCCGTCGCCGCCGGCGTGTTGGTGCTCGGGGAGCGCATCACCGTGTGGACGATCGTCGGGTTCGTCTTCGTGCTGCTCGGCTCGTTCCTCGTGACGCGCCGTCGACTCGAACCGACCGCGCCCGACGCACCGGCGGGGCCGGAGGCGGTCGGCGCAGAGCCGGGCACCGAGCCGTCGAACCGGGAGCGCGCGGTCGAATAA
- a CDS encoding IclR family transcriptional regulator, which translates to MIGSVQRALRLVDIIANASRPMPVKALASVSGLTHGTTYNLVRTLVHEGYLAREPDGLLLGDRFPAFREGDTSPQGVFVSRVRTALRGVSEELGLTTYLTRFDDGEVELVDIVDVELNPRVDFWVGLQSSAHATALGKQILAVLPEEDRLDYVSRHPLAELTQNTIRDRRVLFDQLERSREKTFDREEYSIGDTCIAVPVRAGGITASLGVAVPTHASAALNDALALELRAAAAKLSLQVGADRIVQ; encoded by the coding sequence TTGATCGGTTCCGTCCAGCGCGCACTGCGCTTGGTCGACATCATCGCGAATGCATCGCGACCGATGCCCGTGAAGGCCCTCGCCTCGGTGAGCGGGCTCACGCACGGCACGACCTACAACCTGGTGCGCACGCTCGTGCACGAGGGGTACCTCGCGCGTGAACCCGACGGGCTGCTGCTCGGCGATCGATTCCCCGCATTCCGCGAGGGGGATACGTCGCCGCAGGGCGTGTTCGTCTCGCGTGTGCGCACGGCGTTGCGCGGCGTCAGCGAAGAGCTCGGACTGACCACGTACCTCACGCGCTTCGACGACGGCGAGGTCGAGCTCGTCGACATCGTCGATGTCGAGCTCAACCCGCGAGTCGACTTCTGGGTCGGGCTGCAGAGCAGCGCGCACGCGACGGCGCTCGGAAAGCAGATTCTCGCGGTGCTGCCCGAGGAGGACCGGCTCGACTATGTGTCGAGGCATCCGCTCGCCGAACTCACGCAGAATACGATTCGCGACCGTCGGGTGCTGTTCGACCAGCTCGAGCGCTCGCGCGAGAAGACCTTCGATCGCGAGGAGTACTCGATCGGCGACACCTGCATCGCTGTGCCGGTGCGGGCGGGGGGCATCACGGCGTCGCTCGGTGTCGCGGTGCCGACGCACGCCTCGGCGGCCCTCAACGACGCGCTCGCACTCGAACTCCGCGCCGCCGCCGCGAAGCTCTCGCTGCAGGTCGGCGCCGACCGCATCGTTCAGTAG
- a CDS encoding restriction endonuclease subunit S produces the protein MRTVELGDVATIDREGVDPGSVAPDTVYIGLEHIERGGRIIGHDTVGGARPTSTKFRFTSEHVLFGKLRPNLGKVSRPTFAGVCSTDILPIRPGRDLDRGYLARYLAQPSMVDFAASRTSGANLPRLSPTELVKFPVPLPPLHEQRRIAAILDQADAIRAKHRQVLSHLDYLTQAIFRDMFGDPVLNNRGLPQKTIGALTQVMTGNSPLRADSSNFGHDIEWIKSDNLGGDLPTRASEGLSLVGRKRGRVAPAGSILVTCIAGSPGSIGKASLTDRDVAFNQQINAILPTPRVNTAFLLGQLKTAPELIRAKSTGGMKGLVSKSAFKSVTVLAPPIELQRRYADRVGAVIRQRAAVQRALAADEALFASLESRVFRGEV, from the coding sequence GTGAGAACCGTCGAATTGGGCGATGTCGCCACCATCGACCGAGAGGGAGTCGACCCCGGATCCGTCGCTCCCGACACCGTCTACATTGGCTTGGAGCACATCGAGCGAGGCGGCCGGATCATCGGCCACGACACTGTCGGTGGCGCAAGGCCCACGAGCACAAAGTTCCGGTTCACGTCCGAGCACGTCCTCTTTGGAAAGCTCCGCCCCAATCTCGGTAAGGTCAGCCGCCCCACCTTTGCTGGGGTTTGTAGCACCGATATCCTTCCAATTCGCCCCGGAAGAGACCTCGATCGCGGGTACCTTGCTCGCTACTTGGCGCAGCCGAGCATGGTCGATTTCGCAGCCTCGCGGACGTCTGGCGCCAACTTGCCGCGACTGAGTCCGACAGAGCTGGTGAAGTTTCCGGTGCCGCTCCCGCCGCTCCACGAGCAGCGGCGGATCGCCGCAATCCTCGACCAGGCCGACGCCATCCGCGCCAAGCACCGTCAGGTTCTCTCACACCTTGACTACCTTACCCAGGCAATCTTCCGCGATATGTTCGGCGACCCGGTCCTGAACAACCGGGGGCTTCCGCAGAAGACGATCGGAGCGCTAACTCAGGTGATGACCGGAAACTCGCCTTTAAGAGCTGATTCGAGCAACTTCGGACATGACATCGAGTGGATAAAGTCTGACAACCTCGGTGGGGACCTTCCTACGCGGGCTTCCGAGGGACTATCTCTCGTCGGGAGGAAGCGTGGTCGGGTTGCTCCGGCAGGCTCGATCCTCGTGACCTGCATCGCCGGCAGCCCAGGCAGTATCGGCAAGGCCTCACTCACCGATCGTGACGTTGCCTTCAACCAGCAGATCAACGCGATCCTGCCAACACCCAGGGTCAACACGGCCTTCCTTCTCGGACAGCTCAAGACCGCCCCAGAACTCATTCGGGCGAAGTCAACAGGGGGAATGAAGGGTCTCGTCAGCAAATCGGCCTTCAAATCAGTCACGGTGCTCGCCCCACCGATTGAGTTGCAGCGCAGATACGCTGACCGTGTCGGGGCGGTCATTAGGCAGCGTGCCGCCGTCCAACGGGCCCTCGCCGCCGACGAGGCGCTCTTTGCATCTCTCGAGTCCCGCGTTTTCCGAGGGGAGGTGTGA
- a CDS encoding RtcB family protein: protein METITKRLVSWASLIDEKTVEQARTSSTMPFIYPHLALMPDAHLGLGATVGSVIPTLGAIIPAAVGVDIGCGMIAVKTQFAGSALPADRRAVREQIERAIPLSAGKVNRKIVATAEPRIAELEELAEAKGFDPAAYAGNWREQLGSLGSGNHFIEVSVDETDRVWLFLHSGSRGVGNKIAQHHIKVAQRFAKQWWIELPDPDLAYLVEGTPEFTRYIAELRWAQHFALLNREEMMDRVIRQVSEWVGTAVEEQERINCHHNFTESEMHFGKRVWVSRKGAIQADAGRPGLIPGSMGTASYVVEGLGHPMSLNSSPHGAGRSFSRTKARQSFTHEQLREAMVGIEFRDTDAFIDEIPQAYKPIDRVMADAASLVTVRHTLRQLVNVKGD, encoded by the coding sequence ATGGAGACCATCACGAAGCGGCTCGTCTCGTGGGCGAGCCTGATCGACGAGAAGACCGTCGAGCAGGCCCGCACCTCGTCGACGATGCCGTTCATCTACCCGCATCTCGCGCTCATGCCCGATGCCCACCTCGGGCTCGGCGCCACGGTCGGGTCGGTCATCCCGACGCTCGGGGCGATCATCCCCGCGGCCGTCGGGGTCGACATCGGCTGCGGCATGATCGCGGTCAAGACTCAGTTCGCCGGCTCCGCGCTGCCCGCCGACCGGCGGGCGGTGCGGGAGCAGATCGAGCGCGCCATCCCGCTCTCGGCGGGCAAGGTCAACCGCAAGATCGTCGCGACCGCCGAGCCGCGCATCGCGGAGCTCGAGGAGCTCGCCGAGGCGAAGGGCTTCGACCCGGCCGCGTACGCGGGCAACTGGCGCGAGCAGCTCGGTTCGCTCGGCAGCGGCAACCACTTCATCGAGGTGTCGGTCGACGAGACCGACCGGGTGTGGCTCTTCCTGCACTCGGGCAGCCGGGGCGTCGGCAACAAGATCGCCCAGCACCACATCAAGGTCGCCCAGCGCTTCGCGAAGCAGTGGTGGATCGAGCTGCCCGACCCCGACCTCGCGTACCTCGTCGAGGGCACGCCCGAGTTCACCCGGTACATCGCCGAGCTCCGGTGGGCGCAGCACTTCGCCCTCCTCAACCGGGAGGAGATGATGGACCGCGTCATCCGCCAGGTGAGCGAGTGGGTCGGCACGGCGGTCGAGGAGCAGGAGCGCATCAACTGCCACCACAACTTCACCGAGAGCGAGATGCACTTCGGCAAGCGCGTGTGGGTCTCCCGCAAGGGGGCGATCCAGGCGGATGCCGGTCGGCCCGGGTTGATCCCCGGCTCGATGGGCACCGCGTCGTACGTGGTCGAGGGGCTCGGGCATCCGATGTCGCTGAACTCCTCGCCGCACGGTGCCGGGCGTTCGTTCTCGCGAACGAAGGCCAGGCAGAGCTTCACGCACGAGCAGTTGCGTGAGGCGATGGTCGGCATCGAGTTCCGCGACACCGACGCGTTCATCGACGAGATCCCGCAGGCGTACAAGCCGATCGACCGGGTGATGGCCGATGCCGCGTCACTCGTGACCGTGCGGCACACGCTTCGGCAGCTCGTCAACGTGAAGGGCGACTGA